A genomic stretch from Aedes albopictus strain Foshan chromosome 2, AalbF5, whole genome shotgun sequence includes:
- the LOC115265592 gene encoding protein timeless isoform X5, translating to MEWLLANPQINSTFGSLGSHVDDVYLVNDDALRTLEEIICKLALEDTSLRTFRRAIGFGHNVKNDILPLLVNAKDSEIIDTTIRLLVNLTVPIECLLPVELFSKSEIGCHTIFELNKLLITSKEAFVEWKTTKAVVDHMKTILEKDSKLSIDNCDSINNCLLLLRNILHIPEGNSTNGPGPHLHQNSNHNTSFQNQIIWNLFTQSIDKLLIHLMSCPQRAYWAVTMAQLIALMYKDQHISTLQKLLNLWFESTLSESSEDNESNTSPPQQCSGDSSPMLTSDPTSDSSDNGSGKMTSSISKAPDEADQTTRKANDFPSQIIMARVIKSHQMYHQSIKVIEGVSCFVKHPSVIKSVSQGEKLPPPTDSKQVKQLSVSSDLSDEIHTVPSSLQIQPKQNPSASAGLNPKSEIEVSPSEAINKTAYPNDTKSFTPPSDSISTNPNAKSTTRAAETTDQTKKELGQVSQSETSDCGYGTQAEKESISTSSNEDDGPNQKPVHQKPPPNQKQRFNAANKSRNPTTIHEKKELRRKKLVKRSKSNIINMKGLMHHAPSDDDISHILKEFTVDFLLKGYGFLVQELHAQLLSDLQVQIDTSHFFWLVTYFLKFASQLELDLEHINTVLSFDIVSYLSYEGVMLCEQLEQLSREAQTDLMPCLRRIHLVVTAIREFLQAVDTYKKSSHLTREDKDKLKLLQLQICATEDLRCLFVLLLRCYNPSVQSRQYLQDLIVTNHILLLFLDGVQGIAATGNGDMLVHIKQFATVEIMHQYGLLLEDFRDNGAFVNDCIFTMMHHVGGDLGQINVLFQPNILKTYSQIWETEYEICDDWSDLIEYVIHKFINTPQPSPLASTLPEISTQLLSGINPWTQEEKDSLQWYYVQCKQSSCLVADILNLFQESGNQQKTRVSIIEQLWEQDIIALTQYDDLMKVENPGYERNVQTPAFSVASCNSGKRDDENKTPSTAIDDIQVLRDRLLKENKSNMIVWLQKSLLNCCFVKLNALSGNLYITTSLEEQDSVVVMESVSYHCITKKQSIPVVPWNQEQYSILSYQPFVLLLHKLGFHLPADAKKMFVRIPEFWTIDILYSIALKLGPVEQSIIKFDLNCLQKVLSMEKEVKVDPGLTSHNSLDSYTVLARSNKQIPVNSFNSDSNTGWLHVVMRNKNVDTARLLNMPGPSKVIDSANVAHPNAKVATASAASPAKLTHDLSVIVEASNDDDDDDGDDDDGDDDDGDDDDGDEDDGDEDDDEVPTEDDVNEDDALDQTEGRRCLEEHDVVRIVSSQLSFSGVC from the exons ATGGAATGGCTGCTCGCAAACCCACAAATCAACAGCACTTTCGGATCGCTCGGTTCGCATGTGGATGACGTCTACCTGGTGAACGACGACGCCTTGAGGACGCTTGAAGAAATTATCTGCAAGCTGGCCCTTGAGGACACATCACTGAGAACGTTTCGTCGAGCGATTGGCTTTGGTCACAATGTAAAGAACGATATATTACCTTTGCTGGTTAACGCCAAAGACTCGGAAATTATCGATACAACGATACGGTTGCTTGTGAATCTGACGGTTCCGATAGAATGCTTGCTTCCAGTGGAATTATTCTCCAAATCTGAAATAGGCTGTCACACGATTTTTGAGTTGAACAAGTTATTGATCACTAGTAAAGAAGCGTTTGTGGAATGGAAAACTACGAAGGCGGTGGTTGACCATATGAAAACCATTTTGGAGAAGGATTCCAAACTGTCGATTGATAACTGTGACAGCATCAACAATTGTTTGCTATTGTTGAGAAATATCCTGCATATACCTGAAGGAAATTCGACAAATGGACCTGGTCCACATCTTCATCAGAATTCCAATCATAACACCTCCTTTCAAAACCAAATAATATGGAACCTATTCACGCAAAGCATAGACAAATTGCTCATTCATCTGATGTCATGTCCGCAACGGGCCTATTGGGCGGTCACTATGGCTCAGCTAATAGCATTGATGTACAAGGACCAACACATCAGTActcttcagaaattgctgaatCTTTGGTTCGAGTCAACTTTGTCGGAGAGCTCCGAAGATAATGAAAGTAACACGTCTCCACCACAGCAGTGCAGTGGAGATTCCAGTCCTATGCTAACTTCAGATCCAACATCAGATTCATCTGACAATG GAAGTGGTAAAATGACATCCTCAATTAGCAAGGCCCCGGATGAAGCTGACCAAACCACCAGAAAGGCAAATGATTTCCCTTCACAGATTATTATGGCCAGGGTTATCAAATCCCACCAAATGTATCATCAATCTATCAAGGTCATAGAGGGAGTTAGCTGTTTCGTGAAACATCCATCAGTCATCAAATCAGTTTCGCAGGGTGAAAAGTTACCGCCACCGACCGATTCTAAACAAGTCAAACAACTTTCTGTAAGTTCTGATTTATCCGATGAAATACACACTGTGCCATCATCCTTGCAGATACAACCAAAACAGAATCCATCCGCATCAGCTGGTCTCAATCCGAAGAGCGAGATAGAGGTTTCACCTTCAGAGGCGATCAATAAAACTGCCTATCCTAACGATACCAAATCCTTCACCCCTCCCTCTGATTCCATTTCCACGAATCCTAATGCAAAGTCAACAACGCGTGCTGCAGAGACAACTGATCAGACGAAGAAGGAGCTAGGACAAGTATCCCAGTCGGAAACTTCGGATTGTGGTTATGGAACGCAGGCTGAGAAAGAGTCCATCTCAACATCTAGTAATGAAGATGATGGACCTAATCAGAAGCCGGTGCATCAAAAGCCACCACCCAACCAGAAGCAGCGATTTAATGCAGCCAATAAGTCACGCAATCCAACTACGATCCACGAGAAAAAAGAACTGCGCCGGAAGAAGTTGGTTAAGCGCAGCAAGAGCAACAT TATCAACATGAAAGGATTGATGCATCACGCCCCGAGCGATGATGATATCTCTCACATCCTGAAAGAGTTTACAGTGGATTTTTTGCTCAAAGGGTACGGGTTTCTCGTACAAGAGCTTCACGCACAATTGCTGTCCGATTTG CAGGTACAAATCGATACGTCGCATTTCTTCTGGCTGGTGACATATTTCCTGAAGTTCGCCTCCCAGCTTGAGCTGGACCTGGAGCACATCAACACTGTGCTGTCGTTCGACATCGTCAGCTATCTATCCTACGAGGGTGTGATGCTGTGTGAGCAGCTGGAACAACTGAGCCGTGAGGCACAGACCGATCTGATGCCGTGCTTGAGGAGGATTCATTTG GTTGTTACAGCTatccgagaattcctacaggcagtCGACACTTACAAGAAAAGCTCGCACTTGACTCGG GAGGACAAGGACAAGCTGAAACTTTTGCAGCTGCAGATTTGTGCAACGGAGGACTTGCGGTGTTTGTTCGTGCTTTTGCTGCGTTGTTACAATCCGAGCGTGCAGAGCCGACAGTATTTGCAGGATTTGATTGTAACCAACCACATTTTGCTCCTTTTTTTGGATGGTGTGCAGGGAATTGCGGCTACGGGTAATGGAGATATGTTGGTTCACATCAAACA GTTTGCAACCGTCGAGATTATGCACCAGTATGGGCTATTATTGGAGGACTTTCGTGATAATGGAGCATTTGTGAATGATTGCATCTTCACAATGATGCACCATGTTGGTGGAGATTTAGGACAGATTAATGTGCTGTTTCAACCGAACATTTTGAAGACGTATTCGCAAATATGGGAAACGGAGTATGAAATTTGCGAT GATTGGTCCGATCTCATCGAATATGTAATCCACAAGTTTATCAACACCCCGCAACCAAGCCCACTGGCAAGCACGTTACCTGAGATAAGTACACAACTTTTGTCCGGCATCAATCCATGGACTCAGGAAGAAAAGGACTCACTACAGTGGTACTACGTGCAGTGCAAGCAAAGCTCATGCTTAGTGGCAGATATATTGAACCTATTCCAAGAGAGCGGAAATCAACAGAAGACGCGTGTTTCCATTATCGAACAACTTTGGGAACAGGATATTATTGCTTTGACGCAGTATGACGATCTGATGAAGGTGGAAAATCCCGGCTACGAACGTAATGTACAAACTCCTGCATTTTCTGTGGCGTCCTGTAATTCCGGGAAACGGGATGATGAAAATAAAACCCCTTCCACGGCAATCGATGATATACAG GTTCTACGTGACCGCTTGCTAAAGGAAAACAAAAGCAACATGATTGTTTGGCTTCAAAAAAGTTTACTTAACTGTTGCTTTGTCAAACTAAATGCACTCAGTGGTAACTTATACATTACAACTAGTCTAGAGGAACAGGACAGTGTCGTCGTTATGGAGTCTGTTTCTTATCACTGCATCA CCAAAAAGCAGTCCATACCAGTGGTTCCATGGAATCAGGAACAATATTCCATTCTATCCTACCAACCGTTTGTGTTGTTGCTGCATAAACTCGGCTTCCACCTGCCCGCAGACGCAAAGAAGATGTTTGTTCGCATTCCAGAGTTTTGGACTATAGATATTTTGTACAGCATTGCTCTCAAACTGGGCCCTGTGGAGCAAT CCATCATCAAGTTTGATCTAAATTGCCTCCAGAAGGTATTGTCAATGGAGAAGGAGGTGAAAGTGGACCCTGGATTGACATCGCATAACAGTTTGGATAGCTACACTGTTCTAGCAAGGTCAAACAAGCAAATTCCTGTCAACAG CTTTAATTCTGATTCCAATACCGGCTGGTTGCATGTAGTCATGAGGAACAAAAATGTCGATAC
- the LOC115265592 gene encoding protein timeless isoform X3, producing MEWLLANPQINSTFGSLGSHVDDVYLVNDDALRTLEEIICKLALEDTSLRTFRRAIGFGHNVKNDILPLLVNAKDSEIIDTTIRLLVNLTVPIECLLPVELFSKSEIGCHTIFELNKLLITSKEAFVEWKTTKAVVDHMKTILEKDSKLSIDNCDSINNCLLLLRNILHIPEGNSTNGPGPHLHQNSNHNTSFQNQIIWNLFTQSIDKLLIHLMSCPQRAYWAVTMAQLIALMYKDQHISTLQKLLNLWFESTLSESSEDNESNTSPPQQCSGDSSPMLTSDPTSDSSDNGSGKMTSSISKAPDEADQTTRKANDFPSQIIMARVIKSHQMYHQSIKVIEGVSCFVKHPSVIKSVSQGEKLPPPTDSKQVKQLSVSSDLSDEIHTVPSSLQIQPKQNPSASAGLNPKSEIEVSPSEAINKTAYPNDTKSFTPPSDSISTNPNAKSTTRAAETTDQTKKELGQVSQSETSDCGYGTQAEKESISTSSNEDDGPNQKPVHQKPPPNQKQRFNAANKSRNPTTIHEKKELRRKKLVKRSKSNIINMKGLMHHAPSDDDISHILKEFTVDFLLKGYGFLVQELHAQLLSDLQVQIDTSHFFWLVTYFLKFASQLELDLEHINTVLSFDIVSYLSYEGVMLCEQLEQLSREAQTDLMPCLRRIHLVVTAIREFLQAVDTYKKSSHLTREDKDKLKLLQLQICATEDLRCLFVLLLRCYNPSVQSRQYLQDLIVTNHILLLFLDGVQGIAATGNGDMLVHIKQFATVEIMHQYGLLLEDFRDNGAFVNDCIFTMMHHVGGDLGQINVLFQPNILKTYSQIWETEYEICDDWSDLIEYVIHKFINTPQPSPLASTLPEISTQLLSGINPWTQEEKDSLQWYYVQCKQSSCLVADILNLFQESGNQQKTRVSIIEQLWEQDIIALTQYDDLMKVENPGYERNVQTPAFSVASCNSGKRDDENKTPSTAIDDIQVLRDRLLKENKSNMIVWLQKSLLNCCFVKLNALSGNLYITTSLEEQDSVVVMESVSYHCITKKQSIPVVPWNQEQYSILSYQPFVLLLHKLGFHLPADAKKMFVRIPEFWTIDILYSIALKLGPVEQSIIKFDLNCLQKVLSMEKEVKVDPGLTSHNSLDSYTVLARSNKQIPVNSFNSDSNTGWLHVVMRNKNVDTARLLNMPGPSKVIDSANVAHPNAKVATASAASPAKLTHDLSVIVEASNDDDDDDGDDDDGDDDDGDDDDGDEDDGDEDDDEVPTEDDVNEDDALDQTEGRRCLEEHDVVSDEDDKHDIVPPIL from the exons ATGGAATGGCTGCTCGCAAACCCACAAATCAACAGCACTTTCGGATCGCTCGGTTCGCATGTGGATGACGTCTACCTGGTGAACGACGACGCCTTGAGGACGCTTGAAGAAATTATCTGCAAGCTGGCCCTTGAGGACACATCACTGAGAACGTTTCGTCGAGCGATTGGCTTTGGTCACAATGTAAAGAACGATATATTACCTTTGCTGGTTAACGCCAAAGACTCGGAAATTATCGATACAACGATACGGTTGCTTGTGAATCTGACGGTTCCGATAGAATGCTTGCTTCCAGTGGAATTATTCTCCAAATCTGAAATAGGCTGTCACACGATTTTTGAGTTGAACAAGTTATTGATCACTAGTAAAGAAGCGTTTGTGGAATGGAAAACTACGAAGGCGGTGGTTGACCATATGAAAACCATTTTGGAGAAGGATTCCAAACTGTCGATTGATAACTGTGACAGCATCAACAATTGTTTGCTATTGTTGAGAAATATCCTGCATATACCTGAAGGAAATTCGACAAATGGACCTGGTCCACATCTTCATCAGAATTCCAATCATAACACCTCCTTTCAAAACCAAATAATATGGAACCTATTCACGCAAAGCATAGACAAATTGCTCATTCATCTGATGTCATGTCCGCAACGGGCCTATTGGGCGGTCACTATGGCTCAGCTAATAGCATTGATGTACAAGGACCAACACATCAGTActcttcagaaattgctgaatCTTTGGTTCGAGTCAACTTTGTCGGAGAGCTCCGAAGATAATGAAAGTAACACGTCTCCACCACAGCAGTGCAGTGGAGATTCCAGTCCTATGCTAACTTCAGATCCAACATCAGATTCATCTGACAATG GAAGTGGTAAAATGACATCCTCAATTAGCAAGGCCCCGGATGAAGCTGACCAAACCACCAGAAAGGCAAATGATTTCCCTTCACAGATTATTATGGCCAGGGTTATCAAATCCCACCAAATGTATCATCAATCTATCAAGGTCATAGAGGGAGTTAGCTGTTTCGTGAAACATCCATCAGTCATCAAATCAGTTTCGCAGGGTGAAAAGTTACCGCCACCGACCGATTCTAAACAAGTCAAACAACTTTCTGTAAGTTCTGATTTATCCGATGAAATACACACTGTGCCATCATCCTTGCAGATACAACCAAAACAGAATCCATCCGCATCAGCTGGTCTCAATCCGAAGAGCGAGATAGAGGTTTCACCTTCAGAGGCGATCAATAAAACTGCCTATCCTAACGATACCAAATCCTTCACCCCTCCCTCTGATTCCATTTCCACGAATCCTAATGCAAAGTCAACAACGCGTGCTGCAGAGACAACTGATCAGACGAAGAAGGAGCTAGGACAAGTATCCCAGTCGGAAACTTCGGATTGTGGTTATGGAACGCAGGCTGAGAAAGAGTCCATCTCAACATCTAGTAATGAAGATGATGGACCTAATCAGAAGCCGGTGCATCAAAAGCCACCACCCAACCAGAAGCAGCGATTTAATGCAGCCAATAAGTCACGCAATCCAACTACGATCCACGAGAAAAAAGAACTGCGCCGGAAGAAGTTGGTTAAGCGCAGCAAGAGCAACAT TATCAACATGAAAGGATTGATGCATCACGCCCCGAGCGATGATGATATCTCTCACATCCTGAAAGAGTTTACAGTGGATTTTTTGCTCAAAGGGTACGGGTTTCTCGTACAAGAGCTTCACGCACAATTGCTGTCCGATTTG CAGGTACAAATCGATACGTCGCATTTCTTCTGGCTGGTGACATATTTCCTGAAGTTCGCCTCCCAGCTTGAGCTGGACCTGGAGCACATCAACACTGTGCTGTCGTTCGACATCGTCAGCTATCTATCCTACGAGGGTGTGATGCTGTGTGAGCAGCTGGAACAACTGAGCCGTGAGGCACAGACCGATCTGATGCCGTGCTTGAGGAGGATTCATTTG GTTGTTACAGCTatccgagaattcctacaggcagtCGACACTTACAAGAAAAGCTCGCACTTGACTCGG GAGGACAAGGACAAGCTGAAACTTTTGCAGCTGCAGATTTGTGCAACGGAGGACTTGCGGTGTTTGTTCGTGCTTTTGCTGCGTTGTTACAATCCGAGCGTGCAGAGCCGACAGTATTTGCAGGATTTGATTGTAACCAACCACATTTTGCTCCTTTTTTTGGATGGTGTGCAGGGAATTGCGGCTACGGGTAATGGAGATATGTTGGTTCACATCAAACA GTTTGCAACCGTCGAGATTATGCACCAGTATGGGCTATTATTGGAGGACTTTCGTGATAATGGAGCATTTGTGAATGATTGCATCTTCACAATGATGCACCATGTTGGTGGAGATTTAGGACAGATTAATGTGCTGTTTCAACCGAACATTTTGAAGACGTATTCGCAAATATGGGAAACGGAGTATGAAATTTGCGAT GATTGGTCCGATCTCATCGAATATGTAATCCACAAGTTTATCAACACCCCGCAACCAAGCCCACTGGCAAGCACGTTACCTGAGATAAGTACACAACTTTTGTCCGGCATCAATCCATGGACTCAGGAAGAAAAGGACTCACTACAGTGGTACTACGTGCAGTGCAAGCAAAGCTCATGCTTAGTGGCAGATATATTGAACCTATTCCAAGAGAGCGGAAATCAACAGAAGACGCGTGTTTCCATTATCGAACAACTTTGGGAACAGGATATTATTGCTTTGACGCAGTATGACGATCTGATGAAGGTGGAAAATCCCGGCTACGAACGTAATGTACAAACTCCTGCATTTTCTGTGGCGTCCTGTAATTCCGGGAAACGGGATGATGAAAATAAAACCCCTTCCACGGCAATCGATGATATACAG GTTCTACGTGACCGCTTGCTAAAGGAAAACAAAAGCAACATGATTGTTTGGCTTCAAAAAAGTTTACTTAACTGTTGCTTTGTCAAACTAAATGCACTCAGTGGTAACTTATACATTACAACTAGTCTAGAGGAACAGGACAGTGTCGTCGTTATGGAGTCTGTTTCTTATCACTGCATCA CCAAAAAGCAGTCCATACCAGTGGTTCCATGGAATCAGGAACAATATTCCATTCTATCCTACCAACCGTTTGTGTTGTTGCTGCATAAACTCGGCTTCCACCTGCCCGCAGACGCAAAGAAGATGTTTGTTCGCATTCCAGAGTTTTGGACTATAGATATTTTGTACAGCATTGCTCTCAAACTGGGCCCTGTGGAGCAAT CCATCATCAAGTTTGATCTAAATTGCCTCCAGAAGGTATTGTCAATGGAGAAGGAGGTGAAAGTGGACCCTGGATTGACATCGCATAACAGTTTGGATAGCTACACTGTTCTAGCAAGGTCAAACAAGCAAATTCCTGTCAACAG CTTTAATTCTGATTCCAATACCGGCTGGTTGCATGTAGTCATGAGGAACAAAAATGTCGATAC
- the LOC115265592 gene encoding protein timeless isoform X8, producing MEWLLANPQINSTFGSLGSHVDDVYLVNDDALRTLEEIICKLALEDTSLRTFRRAIGFGHNVKNDILPLLVNAKDSEIIDTTIRLLVNLTVPIECLLPVELFSKSEIGCHTIFELNKLLITSKEAFVEWKTTKAVVDHMKTILEKDSKLSIDNCDSINNCLLLLRNILHIPEGNSTNGPGPHLHQNSNHNTSFQNQIIWNLFTQSIDKLLIHLMSCPQRAYWAVTMAQLIALMYKDQHISTLQKLLNLWFESTLSESSEDNESNTSPPQQCSGDSSPMLTSDPTSDSSDNGSGKMTSSISKAPDEADQTTRKANDFPSQIIMARVIKSHQMYHQSIKVIEGVSCFVKHPSVIKSVSQGEKLPPPTDSKQVKQLSIQPKQNPSASAGLNPKSEIEVSPSEAINKTAYPNDTKSFTPPSDSISTNPNAKSTTRAAETTDQTKKELGQVSQSETSDCGYGTQAEKESISTSSNEDDGPNQKPVHQKPPPNQKQRFNAANKSRNPTTIHEKKELRRKKLVKRSKSNIINMKGLMHHAPSDDDISHILKEFTVDFLLKGYGFLVQELHAQLLSDLQVQIDTSHFFWLVTYFLKFASQLELDLEHINTVLSFDIVSYLSYEGVMLCEQLEQLSREAQTDLMPCLRRIHLVVTAIREFLQAVDTYKKSSHLTREDKDKLKLLQLQICATEDLRCLFVLLLRCYNPSVQSRQYLQDLIVTNHILLLFLDGVQGIAATGNGDMLVHIKQFATVEIMHQYGLLLEDFRDNGAFVNDCIFTMMHHVGGDLGQINVLFQPNILKTYSQIWETEYEICDDWSDLIEYVIHKFINTPQPSPLASTLPEISTQLLSGINPWTQEEKDSLQWYYVQCKQSSCLVADILNLFQESGNQQKTRVSIIEQLWEQDIIALTQYDDLMKVENPGYERNVQTPAFSVASCNSGKRDDENKTPSTAIDDIQVLRDRLLKENKSNMIVWLQKSLLNCCFVKLNALSGNLYITTSLEEQDSVVVMESVSYHCITKKQSIPVVPWNQEQYSILSYQPFVLLLHKLGFHLPADAKKMFVRIPEFWTIDILYSIALKLGPVEQSIIKFDLNCLQKVLSMEKEVKVDPGLTSHNSLDSYTVLARSNKQIPVNSFNSDSNTGWLHVVMRNKNVDTARLLNMPGPSKVIDSANVAHPNAKVATASAASPAKLTHDLSVIVEASNDDDDDDGDDDDGDDDDGDDDDGDEDDGDEDDDEVPTEDDVNEDDALDQTEGRRCLEEHDVVSDEDDKHDIVPPIL from the exons ATGGAATGGCTGCTCGCAAACCCACAAATCAACAGCACTTTCGGATCGCTCGGTTCGCATGTGGATGACGTCTACCTGGTGAACGACGACGCCTTGAGGACGCTTGAAGAAATTATCTGCAAGCTGGCCCTTGAGGACACATCACTGAGAACGTTTCGTCGAGCGATTGGCTTTGGTCACAATGTAAAGAACGATATATTACCTTTGCTGGTTAACGCCAAAGACTCGGAAATTATCGATACAACGATACGGTTGCTTGTGAATCTGACGGTTCCGATAGAATGCTTGCTTCCAGTGGAATTATTCTCCAAATCTGAAATAGGCTGTCACACGATTTTTGAGTTGAACAAGTTATTGATCACTAGTAAAGAAGCGTTTGTGGAATGGAAAACTACGAAGGCGGTGGTTGACCATATGAAAACCATTTTGGAGAAGGATTCCAAACTGTCGATTGATAACTGTGACAGCATCAACAATTGTTTGCTATTGTTGAGAAATATCCTGCATATACCTGAAGGAAATTCGACAAATGGACCTGGTCCACATCTTCATCAGAATTCCAATCATAACACCTCCTTTCAAAACCAAATAATATGGAACCTATTCACGCAAAGCATAGACAAATTGCTCATTCATCTGATGTCATGTCCGCAACGGGCCTATTGGGCGGTCACTATGGCTCAGCTAATAGCATTGATGTACAAGGACCAACACATCAGTActcttcagaaattgctgaatCTTTGGTTCGAGTCAACTTTGTCGGAGAGCTCCGAAGATAATGAAAGTAACACGTCTCCACCACAGCAGTGCAGTGGAGATTCCAGTCCTATGCTAACTTCAGATCCAACATCAGATTCATCTGACAATG GAAGTGGTAAAATGACATCCTCAATTAGCAAGGCCCCGGATGAAGCTGACCAAACCACCAGAAAGGCAAATGATTTCCCTTCACAGATTATTATGGCCAGGGTTATCAAATCCCACCAAATGTATCATCAATCTATCAAGGTCATAGAGGGAGTTAGCTGTTTCGTGAAACATCCATCAGTCATCAAATCAGTTTCGCAGGGTGAAAAGTTACCGCCACCGACCGATTCTAAACAAGTCAAACAACTTTCT ATACAACCAAAACAGAATCCATCCGCATCAGCTGGTCTCAATCCGAAGAGCGAGATAGAGGTTTCACCTTCAGAGGCGATCAATAAAACTGCCTATCCTAACGATACCAAATCCTTCACCCCTCCCTCTGATTCCATTTCCACGAATCCTAATGCAAAGTCAACAACGCGTGCTGCAGAGACAACTGATCAGACGAAGAAGGAGCTAGGACAAGTATCCCAGTCGGAAACTTCGGATTGTGGTTATGGAACGCAGGCTGAGAAAGAGTCCATCTCAACATCTAGTAATGAAGATGATGGACCTAATCAGAAGCCGGTGCATCAAAAGCCACCACCCAACCAGAAGCAGCGATTTAATGCAGCCAATAAGTCACGCAATCCAACTACGATCCACGAGAAAAAAGAACTGCGCCGGAAGAAGTTGGTTAAGCGCAGCAAGAGCAACAT TATCAACATGAAAGGATTGATGCATCACGCCCCGAGCGATGATGATATCTCTCACATCCTGAAAGAGTTTACAGTGGATTTTTTGCTCAAAGGGTACGGGTTTCTCGTACAAGAGCTTCACGCACAATTGCTGTCCGATTTG CAGGTACAAATCGATACGTCGCATTTCTTCTGGCTGGTGACATATTTCCTGAAGTTCGCCTCCCAGCTTGAGCTGGACCTGGAGCACATCAACACTGTGCTGTCGTTCGACATCGTCAGCTATCTATCCTACGAGGGTGTGATGCTGTGTGAGCAGCTGGAACAACTGAGCCGTGAGGCACAGACCGATCTGATGCCGTGCTTGAGGAGGATTCATTTG GTTGTTACAGCTatccgagaattcctacaggcagtCGACACTTACAAGAAAAGCTCGCACTTGACTCGG GAGGACAAGGACAAGCTGAAACTTTTGCAGCTGCAGATTTGTGCAACGGAGGACTTGCGGTGTTTGTTCGTGCTTTTGCTGCGTTGTTACAATCCGAGCGTGCAGAGCCGACAGTATTTGCAGGATTTGATTGTAACCAACCACATTTTGCTCCTTTTTTTGGATGGTGTGCAGGGAATTGCGGCTACGGGTAATGGAGATATGTTGGTTCACATCAAACA GTTTGCAACCGTCGAGATTATGCACCAGTATGGGCTATTATTGGAGGACTTTCGTGATAATGGAGCATTTGTGAATGATTGCATCTTCACAATGATGCACCATGTTGGTGGAGATTTAGGACAGATTAATGTGCTGTTTCAACCGAACATTTTGAAGACGTATTCGCAAATATGGGAAACGGAGTATGAAATTTGCGAT GATTGGTCCGATCTCATCGAATATGTAATCCACAAGTTTATCAACACCCCGCAACCAAGCCCACTGGCAAGCACGTTACCTGAGATAAGTACACAACTTTTGTCCGGCATCAATCCATGGACTCAGGAAGAAAAGGACTCACTACAGTGGTACTACGTGCAGTGCAAGCAAAGCTCATGCTTAGTGGCAGATATATTGAACCTATTCCAAGAGAGCGGAAATCAACAGAAGACGCGTGTTTCCATTATCGAACAACTTTGGGAACAGGATATTATTGCTTTGACGCAGTATGACGATCTGATGAAGGTGGAAAATCCCGGCTACGAACGTAATGTACAAACTCCTGCATTTTCTGTGGCGTCCTGTAATTCCGGGAAACGGGATGATGAAAATAAAACCCCTTCCACGGCAATCGATGATATACAG GTTCTACGTGACCGCTTGCTAAAGGAAAACAAAAGCAACATGATTGTTTGGCTTCAAAAAAGTTTACTTAACTGTTGCTTTGTCAAACTAAATGCACTCAGTGGTAACTTATACATTACAACTAGTCTAGAGGAACAGGACAGTGTCGTCGTTATGGAGTCTGTTTCTTATCACTGCATCA CCAAAAAGCAGTCCATACCAGTGGTTCCATGGAATCAGGAACAATATTCCATTCTATCCTACCAACCGTTTGTGTTGTTGCTGCATAAACTCGGCTTCCACCTGCCCGCAGACGCAAAGAAGATGTTTGTTCGCATTCCAGAGTTTTGGACTATAGATATTTTGTACAGCATTGCTCTCAAACTGGGCCCTGTGGAGCAAT CCATCATCAAGTTTGATCTAAATTGCCTCCAGAAGGTATTGTCAATGGAGAAGGAGGTGAAAGTGGACCCTGGATTGACATCGCATAACAGTTTGGATAGCTACACTGTTCTAGCAAGGTCAAACAAGCAAATTCCTGTCAACAG CTTTAATTCTGATTCCAATACCGGCTGGTTGCATGTAGTCATGAGGAACAAAAATGTCGATAC